A portion of the Acidisarcina polymorpha genome contains these proteins:
- the rpiB gene encoding ribose 5-phosphate isomerase B, translated as MRLVVASDHAGFLLKEEVRAYVERLGHDVIDLGAYNTEPSDYPDFAEAVGKALHAGRAERAILICGSGVGVCVAANKMPGIRAGMCHDTYSAHQGVEHDDMNVLVLGARIVGSALAFDIVSIYLQAKFQSQEERFVRRLNKVKAIEARNMPEAVQP; from the coding sequence ATGAGACTGGTTGTTGCATCTGATCACGCGGGCTTCCTCCTGAAGGAGGAAGTCCGTGCTTATGTGGAGCGTCTGGGTCACGACGTGATCGACCTGGGCGCTTACAACACTGAGCCATCCGACTATCCGGACTTTGCCGAAGCAGTCGGCAAGGCATTGCATGCTGGCCGCGCAGAGCGGGCGATCTTGATCTGCGGAAGCGGCGTGGGAGTTTGTGTCGCGGCCAACAAGATGCCGGGAATTCGCGCGGGCATGTGCCATGACACCTACTCGGCCCATCAGGGAGTGGAGCACGACGATATGAACGTCCTGGTGCTTGGGGCAAGGATCGTCGGTTCCGCATTGGCATTCGATATCGTTTCTATTTACCTTCAGGCAAAGTTTCAATCGCAGGAGGAGCGGTTCGTTCGGCGACTCAACAAGGTGAAGGCGATCGAGGCGCGCAACATGCCTGAGGCGGTCCAGCCGTAA
- a CDS encoding HAD family hydrolase, translating to MSQVSTILWDVGGVLLTNGWDHVQRYAVLEHFGLPREPFERIHAEVNDAWERDQITVEEYLQKTVFCEPRQFTPQDFLAEMKKQSELHPNTAIGLLRQVAASDDLAVGIMNNESRELNDFRIEKFGFYEYFDCFVSSCYVGLRKPHPEIYKLALDLLQRDPDEVLFIDDREGNIATATDLGMHGIVHKTAKQTAMEMDRLGIHVDA from the coding sequence ATGAGCCAGGTGAGCACGATATTGTGGGACGTCGGCGGCGTGCTACTGACTAATGGGTGGGACCATGTGCAGCGTTACGCGGTGCTGGAACATTTCGGGTTGCCGCGTGAACCTTTCGAGCGTATTCACGCCGAGGTGAATGATGCCTGGGAGAGGGACCAGATCACCGTCGAGGAATATCTGCAGAAGACCGTATTTTGCGAACCGCGACAGTTTACGCCTCAGGATTTCCTGGCGGAGATGAAGAAGCAGTCGGAGTTGCATCCAAATACGGCCATTGGACTTCTGCGGCAAGTCGCGGCTTCGGATGACCTGGCTGTGGGCATCATGAATAACGAATCTCGAGAGCTCAATGACTTTCGCATCGAGAAGTTTGGATTCTACGAGTATTTCGATTGCTTCGTGAGCTCCTGCTATGTCGGTTTGCGGAAGCCTCACCCCGAGATCTACAAGCTGGCGCTCGACCTATTGCAACGCGATCCCGATGAGGTCCTTTTTATCGACGACCGCGAGGGCAATATTGCTACCGCGACGGACTTGGGGATGCACGGAATCGTCCATAAAACGGCCAAACAAACCGCGATGGAGATGGACCGGTTAGGGATTCATGTGGATGCTTAG
- a CDS encoding glucoamylase family protein, which translates to MGSSALLASGLLAQNQSQAPPVKPGQEPRTESQAAANYPHPPGVFINRPLTQISKDADALLDDMEGRGCDFFYEQASPKTGLVRDRAPAVGRSLSRVASIAATGFGLSALCIAAKRNYLRPMDCEQRVERTLAFLLEDCPHEHGFLYHFIDIESGQRMFNSELSSIDTALLLCGVLLCRQYFSGNSRIQALATTFYRRIDWEWMLNGGGTLSMGWLPEQGFLQHRWDIYAELMTMYLMAIGSPTHPIDPKTWDALQRPLVDFGGIEYISGVAPLFIHQYAHAWCDYRDQRDRHTNYFSNSIAATRAHQLFCIALKSYPWMDQDMWGITASDSREGYRVWGGPPAMGPIDGTIVPSAAAGSLPFLPAECSHVLLSIRRKMGNRVWTRYGFVDAFLPKSNWFAQDILGIDQGISVLMAENVRTGFVWEHFMKNREIQHAMRQVAFHPDPDANSQVL; encoded by the coding sequence ATGGGTTCTTCCGCGTTGCTGGCTTCCGGCTTGCTTGCTCAGAATCAATCCCAGGCGCCCCCGGTCAAGCCTGGTCAGGAGCCGAGGACGGAAAGCCAGGCTGCGGCCAATTATCCTCATCCGCCGGGCGTGTTCATCAACCGGCCGCTCACCCAGATTTCGAAGGACGCGGATGCGTTGCTGGATGACATGGAGGGCCGGGGCTGCGATTTCTTCTATGAACAGGCGAGTCCAAAGACCGGCCTGGTCCGCGACCGCGCCCCGGCGGTCGGGAGGTCGCTGAGCCGGGTAGCCAGTATTGCGGCGACCGGCTTTGGACTCAGCGCGCTATGTATTGCGGCGAAGCGAAATTACCTTCGTCCGATGGATTGTGAGCAGCGGGTCGAGAGGACCTTGGCCTTCCTGCTGGAAGACTGTCCCCACGAGCATGGCTTTCTTTATCACTTCATCGACATCGAGAGCGGGCAACGGATGTTCAATAGCGAGTTGTCCTCAATCGATACGGCGCTGCTGCTCTGTGGCGTACTGTTGTGCCGGCAGTACTTCTCGGGAAACTCGAGGATCCAGGCTCTGGCGACGACTTTTTACCGGCGGATCGACTGGGAGTGGATGTTGAATGGCGGCGGCACGCTTTCGATGGGCTGGCTCCCGGAGCAAGGGTTCCTGCAACACCGGTGGGACATCTATGCCGAGCTGATGACGATGTACCTGATGGCAATCGGCTCGCCCACCCACCCGATCGATCCGAAGACCTGGGATGCCCTGCAGCGGCCTTTGGTCGACTTCGGAGGCATTGAATACATCAGCGGCGTGGCGCCACTGTTTATTCATCAGTACGCCCATGCATGGTGCGATTATCGCGACCAGCGGGACCGGCATACCAACTACTTTTCGAACTCGATCGCCGCTACCCGGGCGCACCAGTTGTTCTGCATCGCGTTGAAGAGCTATCCGTGGATGGATCAGGACATGTGGGGCATCACGGCGTCGGATTCCCGGGAAGGCTACCGGGTCTGGGGCGGGCCGCCAGCGATGGGACCGATTGACGGAACGATCGTGCCCAGCGCCGCTGCCGGTTCGCTGCCGTTCCTGCCGGCGGAATGTTCGCATGTGCTGCTGAGTATCCGGCGCAAGATGGGAAATCGGGTATGGACCAGGTACGGATTTGTCGACGCCTTCCTGCCCAAGTCCAACTGGTTCGCCCAGGATATTTTAGGCATCGATCAGGGAATCAGCGTCCTGATGGCGGAGAATGTTAGAACCGGATTTGTTTGGGAACATTTCATGAAGAATCGCGAAATTCAGCATGCGATGCGGCAGGTCGCCTTTCACCCGGATCCAGATGCGAATTCGCAGGTGTTATAG
- the glk gene encoding glucokinase encodes MILAGDVGGTKVHLALYGFAQGSLSHIRDEKYPAHEYSGLADIVSKFLAEGKDSGDEVTAACFGVPGPVQDGRLRLTNLPWDLDSRELARSLKIEHIFLINDLEANGYGIPELSSEQISVLSGGDPTARGHRGLVSAGTGLGEAVLVWTGGHHLPLASEGGHTDFAPRNEVEIELLRYLWKRLGGRVSYERVVSGIGLKNVYAFLRDERGLEEPAWLKERMATEDPNAVIGEVGEQGGNELCTQTLEIFTSAYGAEAGNLALKILANGGIYLGGGIAPKILKTMQSGVFMKAFTDKGRMRHLLEKMPVRIILESRAALMGAAAYAEERAAEISGRSVRAASVQFS; translated from the coding sequence ATGATTCTCGCCGGTGATGTGGGCGGTACGAAGGTCCACCTGGCTCTTTATGGTTTCGCGCAAGGCAGTCTTTCGCATATTCGCGATGAGAAGTATCCCGCGCATGAATATTCAGGACTGGCGGACATCGTTTCGAAGTTTCTTGCCGAGGGAAAAGATTCCGGCGATGAGGTGACCGCTGCTTGTTTCGGCGTGCCTGGTCCGGTGCAGGATGGGCGCCTGCGGCTCACCAACCTTCCCTGGGATCTCGATAGCAGGGAACTCGCACGATCGCTGAAGATCGAGCATATCTTTCTGATCAACGACCTTGAAGCGAACGGCTATGGAATCCCGGAGCTGAGTTCCGAGCAGATTTCCGTGTTGAGCGGAGGCGATCCCACGGCTAGGGGCCATCGCGGTCTGGTTTCTGCAGGAACCGGATTAGGCGAGGCTGTCCTGGTCTGGACTGGCGGCCACCACTTGCCACTGGCTTCAGAAGGCGGCCACACGGATTTCGCCCCGCGCAACGAGGTCGAGATTGAATTGCTCCGCTATCTCTGGAAGCGTCTCGGCGGCAGAGTGAGCTACGAACGCGTGGTCTCCGGCATCGGGTTGAAAAATGTCTACGCCTTCCTGCGCGACGAACGAGGTTTGGAAGAGCCGGCATGGTTGAAGGAGCGGATGGCGACTGAGGATCCGAATGCAGTAATCGGGGAGGTCGGAGAACAGGGCGGAAACGAATTGTGTACGCAGACCCTCGAGATCTTTACTTCAGCATACGGAGCAGAGGCCGGCAATCTCGCCCTGAAGATCCTTGCCAACGGAGGCATCTATCTGGGCGGCGGGATCGCGCCGAAGATCCTCAAGACTATGCAGAGCGGGGTCTTCATGAAGGCTTTTACCGATAAGGGACGCATGCGGCATCTGCTCGAGAAGATGCCGGTGCGGATCATTCTGGAGAGCCGGGCTGCGTTGATGGGAGCGGCTGCCTATGCCGAAGAGCGTGCCGCGGAGATCAGCGGTCGATCGGTACGGGCGGCGTCGGTGCAGTTTTCTTAA
- the pgl gene encoding 6-phosphogluconolactonase gives MSVTIAVTYRVLPTPDELARAMAEKVLEVAQAAVSARGVARLAISGGSTPKRSFELLADPEQGFVKQMPWDKIDLFWVDERCVPPDDKDSNYRMTREALLSKVPLPQERVFRIEGELDPEDAAARYESAIRNRFRLEGAELPTFDLVALGMGPDGHTASLFPHTEGLHELGRVAIANHVPQKETWRVTLTAPVINQGRQVVFLIGGEDKAEVLSQVLSSKYDPETWPSQLVQPKNGSLLLLLDRAAAALLPKTDESGEGHLEIQR, from the coding sequence ATGTCTGTAACTATAGCGGTTACATACCGTGTTTTACCTACACCCGACGAGCTCGCTCGTGCGATGGCCGAGAAAGTGCTCGAAGTTGCGCAGGCCGCAGTGTCGGCGCGAGGGGTCGCCCGCCTGGCAATCTCGGGTGGCAGTACGCCGAAGAGGTCGTTCGAGTTGCTGGCCGATCCCGAGCAGGGCTTTGTCAAGCAAATGCCCTGGGACAAGATCGATCTATTTTGGGTCGACGAGCGCTGTGTTCCTCCGGATGACAAGGACAGCAACTATCGAATGACCCGCGAGGCATTACTCAGCAAGGTGCCTTTGCCGCAGGAGCGAGTGTTCCGGATTGAAGGGGAGCTGGATCCGGAAGACGCGGCGGCCCGGTATGAGTCGGCGATACGGAACCGCTTTCGGCTGGAAGGCGCCGAGCTGCCGACGTTTGACCTGGTAGCTCTTGGGATGGGCCCCGATGGGCACACTGCTTCGCTCTTCCCTCACACTGAGGGTCTGCACGAGCTTGGGCGAGTCGCCATCGCCAACCATGTTCCCCAAAAAGAAACTTGGCGGGTCACGCTCACAGCACCGGTGATCAACCAAGGGCGCCAGGTCGTTTTTCTGATTGGGGGAGAGGATAAGGCAGAGGTATTGAGTCAAGTACTGTCGTCCAAGTATGATCCCGAGACGTGGCCATCGCAATTGGTGCAGCCGAAGAACGGCTCGTTGCTGCTGCTGCTGGACCGTGCTGCGGCGGCGCTATTGCCGAAGACGGACGAGAGCGGTGAGGGACACCTGGAGATCCAAAGATGA
- the tkt gene encoding transketolase — protein MSEIDQLSINALRFLAVDAVQKANSGHPGAPLGDAPITYLLFHKYMRHNPKHSKWTNRDRFVLSNGHASAMLYSVLHLSGYDVTIEDLEQFRQYGSRTPGHPELGDTDGVEVTTGPLGQGFAMAVGMAIAEKHLAAIYNKPGYDLVDHYTYGICGDGDMMEGVSHEAASLAGTLGLGKLIFLYDDNLISLDGPTDLSFTEDVEKRFEAYHWHVQKVADGNDLDAISKAIDNAKAVKDKPSIIAVRTIIGYGSPKAGTNKAHGEPLGAEAVKETKKNLGWPEDKIFYVPEEAYKNWHTILDRGAKDEAAWNDLFAAYKKEHPELAAEFERVQAGKLKEGWEKSLPSFPADSKPVATRTAGNLVMNGFAKEVPELIGGAADLTASTKTILKDTTNFHIDPAGRNIWFGVREFAMCAAVNGMAAHGGVIPYGSTFFTFSDYCKPALRLAAIMKSHSIFVYTHDSIGLGEDGPTHQPIEHLMALRAVPHLTDLRPADANETSAAWRLALERKSPSFFALSRQDLPILDPAKHDIYDGVSHGAYIIEPGGDSPDLLIVSTGAEVWQVLKAVDVLKKDGLQIRVVSMPSWKIFEEQSEDYKASIFPDHLPKLAVEAGSTLGWWKYVGRHGDVIGLDRFGASAPGTLALEKLGFGVDNIVARAKKLIEVAQKSEVTVAGK, from the coding sequence ATGAGCGAAATTGACCAGTTGTCGATCAACGCGCTGCGGTTTCTCGCAGTGGACGCGGTACAAAAGGCGAACAGCGGACACCCGGGCGCGCCGTTAGGAGATGCGCCGATCACCTATTTGCTGTTTCACAAGTACATGCGTCACAACCCCAAGCATTCCAAGTGGACCAACCGGGACCGCTTCGTTCTGTCGAACGGGCATGCATCGGCGATGCTCTATAGCGTCCTGCACCTGAGTGGCTACGATGTCACGATCGAGGATCTCGAGCAGTTCCGGCAATATGGCTCGAGGACTCCAGGTCACCCAGAGCTTGGCGACACCGATGGCGTCGAGGTCACTACCGGACCCCTCGGTCAGGGCTTTGCGATGGCAGTCGGGATGGCGATCGCCGAGAAGCATCTGGCGGCCATCTATAACAAACCCGGTTACGACCTGGTCGACCACTACACCTACGGCATCTGCGGCGACGGCGACATGATGGAAGGGGTCTCGCATGAAGCGGCCTCGCTGGCTGGCACGCTTGGCCTGGGCAAGCTGATCTTCCTCTACGACGACAACTTGATTTCGCTCGACGGTCCTACCGACCTCTCCTTTACTGAGGATGTGGAGAAGCGTTTCGAGGCATATCACTGGCACGTCCAGAAGGTGGCTGACGGCAACGATCTGGATGCGATCTCGAAGGCAATCGATAATGCGAAGGCGGTAAAAGACAAGCCCTCGATCATCGCTGTGCGCACGATCATCGGCTATGGCAGCCCGAAGGCGGGAACCAACAAGGCGCATGGGGAGCCGCTGGGCGCCGAAGCGGTAAAAGAGACCAAGAAGAATCTGGGTTGGCCCGAAGACAAGATTTTCTATGTGCCGGAGGAGGCTTACAAGAACTGGCACACCATTCTTGATCGCGGAGCGAAGGATGAAGCTGCATGGAACGATCTTTTCGCCGCCTATAAGAAGGAACATCCAGAGCTAGCGGCGGAGTTCGAGCGGGTGCAAGCCGGGAAGCTGAAGGAAGGCTGGGAGAAGAGCCTGCCGAGTTTTCCTGCTGACAGCAAGCCGGTCGCGACCCGCACCGCGGGTAATCTGGTGATGAACGGCTTTGCCAAAGAGGTGCCGGAGCTGATTGGCGGCGCCGCCGATCTGACTGCCTCCACCAAAACCATTCTCAAGGACACGACCAATTTCCATATCGATCCGGCTGGCCGGAACATCTGGTTTGGGGTGCGCGAGTTCGCCATGTGCGCTGCCGTGAACGGAATGGCCGCCCACGGCGGAGTTATCCCGTATGGGTCCACCTTCTTTACCTTCAGCGACTACTGCAAGCCAGCATTGCGGCTAGCGGCAATCATGAAATCGCACTCCATTTTCGTCTATACCCACGATTCGATCGGGCTAGGCGAGGATGGTCCAACCCACCAGCCAATTGAGCACCTGATGGCGTTGCGCGCTGTTCCCCACCTGACCGATTTGCGCCCTGCGGACGCCAATGAGACGTCGGCCGCCTGGCGACTCGCGTTAGAACGGAAAAGCCCATCTTTCTTCGCACTCTCGCGGCAGGATCTTCCGATTCTTGATCCGGCCAAACATGACATCTATGACGGCGTGAGCCATGGCGCCTACATCATTGAGCCTGGTGGCGACTCTCCCGACCTCTTGATCGTGAGCACTGGCGCAGAGGTCTGGCAGGTGCTGAAAGCGGTCGACGTGCTCAAGAAGGATGGACTCCAGATCCGGGTGGTTTCGATGCCCAGCTGGAAGATCTTCGAGGAGCAGTCGGAAGACTATAAGGCGTCGATCTTCCCCGATCATCTGCCCAAGCTTGCAGTCGAGGCAGGAAGTACGCTCGGCTGGTGGAAGTATGTAGGCCGGCACGGGGATGTGATCGGGCTCGATCGCTTCGGCGCCTCGGCCCCGGGAACGCTTGCGCTCGAGAAGCTCGGCTTTGGGGTCGATAATATCGTCGCCCGGGCCAAGAAGCTGATCGAAGTGGCCCAGAAGAGCGAAGTAACCGTGGCGGGGAAATAG
- the zwf gene encoding glucose-6-phosphate dehydrogenase gives MARRPLEDSFAADMKDGILKYGGVQEGEEHLDEFIAKVKYHAMNFDDAVGYDQLNELLHKIDEEHGTKGNRLFYLATAPEYFADIIDHLGEKGMAKPKEGKVRAIIEKPFGHDLASARALNDNINTVFDEQQIFRIDHYLGKETVQNVLVFRFANGIFEPIWNRNYIDHVEITAAESIGIEGRGPFYEKAGALRDVVQNHVMELLSFVAMEPPVSFEADAVRGEKVKVWRAIKPIPVEDTVRGQYGPGMIGRESVKGYREEERVDPNSVTETFAAVKLEIENWRWAGVPFYIRAGKRLAKRTTEVTVVFKQPPMRLFNQTEGAPCDEIQPNLITMRIQPDEGISLRFGAKVPSTGMSVCPVVMDFNYAAAFGTSSANGYERLLLDAMLGDATLFAHRDGVEATWALYTPVLEAWAKSPAKDFPNYASGTWGPAASDELMRRDGREWQRL, from the coding sequence GTGGCGCGGCGTCCCCTTGAGGACTCATTCGCGGCCGATATGAAGGACGGGATCCTCAAATACGGCGGAGTTCAGGAAGGCGAGGAGCATCTCGATGAATTCATTGCGAAGGTGAAATACCATGCGATGAACTTCGATGATGCGGTCGGGTACGACCAGTTGAACGAGTTGCTGCACAAGATCGATGAGGAGCACGGAACCAAGGGAAACCGGCTTTTTTATCTCGCGACTGCTCCGGAGTATTTCGCCGACATCATTGACCATCTGGGCGAGAAAGGTATGGCCAAGCCGAAGGAGGGGAAGGTCCGGGCGATCATCGAAAAACCGTTCGGTCACGACCTCGCGTCGGCTCGGGCGTTGAACGACAACATCAACACCGTCTTCGATGAACAGCAGATCTTCCGTATCGACCATTATCTGGGAAAGGAGACGGTGCAGAACGTCTTAGTCTTCCGCTTTGCGAATGGCATCTTCGAGCCCATATGGAACCGGAATTACATCGACCACGTTGAGATTACGGCAGCTGAGAGTATCGGTATCGAGGGCCGCGGTCCCTTCTATGAGAAGGCGGGCGCATTGCGCGACGTCGTTCAGAATCACGTCATGGAGCTGCTGTCTTTCGTCGCGATGGAACCGCCAGTGTCGTTCGAGGCCGATGCGGTCCGTGGAGAAAAGGTCAAAGTATGGCGGGCGATCAAGCCGATCCCGGTGGAAGATACAGTACGCGGGCAATATGGGCCGGGAATGATCGGCCGGGAATCCGTGAAAGGGTACCGGGAGGAAGAAAGGGTCGATCCGAATTCGGTCACCGAGACCTTCGCCGCCGTGAAACTTGAGATCGAGAACTGGCGCTGGGCGGGTGTGCCTTTTTATATCCGCGCCGGGAAGCGGCTGGCAAAACGGACGACCGAGGTAACGGTGGTCTTCAAGCAGCCCCCAATGCGGCTCTTCAACCAGACAGAAGGCGCGCCGTGCGATGAAATTCAGCCGAATCTGATTACCATGCGCATTCAACCGGATGAGGGCATCTCTCTGCGCTTTGGCGCCAAGGTGCCGAGCACCGGTATGTCGGTCTGTCCGGTAGTGATGGACTTCAACTACGCCGCGGCTTTTGGGACATCGTCGGCGAACGGGTATGAGCGTTTGCTGCTCGATGCGATGCTGGGCGATGCAACCCTGTTTGCACATCGTGACGGGGTCGAGGCGACCTGGGCGCTCTACACGCCAGTGCTCGAGGCTTGGGCCAAGTCGCCGGCCAAGGATTTCCCCAACTATGCCAGCGGAACCTGGGGTCCAGCCGCGTCCGACGAGCTGATGCGGCGCGACGGACGTGAGTGGCAGCGGCTGTAG
- a CDS encoding superoxide dismutase, whose product MAYELAPLPYDYAALEPHIDEATMKLHHDKHHATYVTNLNGAIEKHPDLAKHTPEDLLKNLNSVPEDVRTVVRNNGGGHVNHTMFWTIMKPGGGGEPTGKIADQIKKDFGSFEDFKKQFNETTAKQFGSGWGWLVYDGKLKIVTTPNQDNPLSQGLYPILGNDVWEHAYYLKYNNRRPEYLAAWWNTVNWDEINKRFEQATTK is encoded by the coding sequence TTGGCTTACGAACTTGCACCCCTGCCCTACGACTACGCCGCCCTCGAACCGCATATTGACGAAGCCACGATGAAGCTTCACCACGACAAGCATCACGCCACTTACGTCACCAACCTGAACGGGGCCATAGAAAAGCATCCCGACCTCGCCAAGCACACGCCCGAAGATCTGCTCAAAAACCTCAACAGCGTTCCCGAAGATGTACGCACCGTCGTTCGCAACAACGGCGGCGGCCATGTCAATCACACCATGTTCTGGACGATCATGAAGCCAGGCGGGGGCGGAGAGCCTACCGGCAAGATTGCCGACCAGATCAAGAAGGACTTTGGTTCGTTTGAAGACTTCAAGAAGCAGTTCAACGAAACCACCGCAAAACAGTTCGGCTCCGGCTGGGGCTGGCTGGTTTACGACGGCAAGCTGAAAATCGTCACCACCCCCAATCAGGACAATCCGCTCTCCCAAGGCCTCTATCCCATCCTGGGCAACGATGTCTGGGAGCATGCTTATTATCTGAAATACAACAATCGTCGCCCCGAATATCTTGCCGCCTGGTGGAACACCGTGAACTGGGACGAAATCAACAAGCGCTTCGAACAGGCCACAACCAAGTAG
- a CDS encoding glycoside hydrolase family 15 protein produces MTLLEAEYKWVEGSGAAFGAPGLPPRWTSAAKDTVATAYSASSRVWYTISHGILNEVYFPTIDRPQIRDMELLISDGETYFQEEKRTLKTKFEYIDSDSPAVRTVGRDPEGRYTLTKEIISNPHHPVIIVHAVLEGDEKVLCRLKVYSLLAPHLNGGGAGNSARTLEVAGKRSFIAWKDGISLAMICDPGFRRTSCGYVGTSDGWQDMQNFKMDWEFGSALDGNIALLGEVDLTHQAGGRREFTIALGFGYGHHAALSGAMASLATPFDSHLKRYILQWHRAASPLELAVKSHDKGTLLQISHNILLTHEDKTYSGAFIASASIPWGNHKSDEDLGGYHLVWTRDMVQTASALLACGRTDTALRALVYLACTQKPDGSFAQNFWVDGTPYWTGIQLDEVAFPIMLAWRLWKVDGLGEFDVFPFVERAAAFLVRYSPITQQERWEENAGYSPSTLAAVIAGLICAADIAKSRHAFEMAHFLEHYADWIEAHLDEWTVTDEGVLVPEIRRHYMRIRPPSRGEMYYREEVGEGMLRLSNRAPNERYDFEAREVVDAGFLELVRYGIRSAHDPLIVDSLKVIDKVLKVETPAGPCWRRYNHDGYGQRHDGGPYLGWGQGRAWPILTGERGHYELAAGHDPAPFIQALERFASEGGMIPEQIWDEPSIDGMEIGRPTGAAMPLVWAHAEYLKLLRSALDGRVFERISVVEDRYIGENRHHGHPEIFKLRRPLKTVRAGSTLRVVAENRFRLLWSVDGWATVNTLESCHVGFPGSFADVSVPEAQSGTISFTLFWPGENRWEGRNFDVEIVSAG; encoded by the coding sequence ATGACGTTGCTAGAAGCGGAATATAAGTGGGTTGAAGGATCCGGGGCGGCGTTCGGCGCACCGGGATTGCCGCCGCGGTGGACATCGGCGGCAAAGGACACAGTAGCAACCGCCTATTCGGCGTCGAGCCGGGTCTGGTACACAATCTCCCACGGCATTCTGAACGAAGTGTATTTCCCCACCATCGACCGGCCGCAAATCCGCGATATGGAATTGTTGATTTCCGATGGAGAGACCTACTTCCAGGAAGAAAAACGGACCCTCAAGACGAAGTTCGAGTACATCGACTCCGATTCCCCGGCGGTGCGAACCGTCGGCCGCGACCCTGAGGGTCGATACACGCTGACGAAGGAGATCATCTCAAATCCTCACCATCCAGTCATCATTGTTCATGCGGTGCTTGAGGGCGATGAGAAGGTGCTGTGCCGTTTAAAGGTCTACTCGCTGCTCGCACCCCACTTGAACGGCGGCGGCGCGGGAAACTCTGCGCGCACCTTGGAAGTAGCGGGCAAGCGCTCGTTTATTGCCTGGAAAGATGGGATCTCGCTAGCCATGATCTGCGACCCGGGCTTCCGGAGGACGAGTTGCGGCTATGTGGGGACGAGCGACGGCTGGCAGGATATGCAGAATTTCAAGATGGACTGGGAATTCGGGAGCGCCCTGGATGGCAATATCGCGTTGCTCGGCGAGGTGGATCTGACCCATCAAGCCGGGGGGCGGCGCGAGTTCACGATTGCGCTGGGCTTCGGGTATGGCCATCATGCGGCCCTCTCCGGAGCGATGGCCTCACTGGCAACGCCGTTTGACTCCCACCTGAAGCGATACATTCTGCAATGGCATCGCGCCGCCAGTCCGCTGGAACTCGCAGTGAAGTCGCATGACAAAGGAACGCTGTTACAGATCAGCCATAATATTCTGCTGACCCACGAGGACAAGACGTATTCCGGGGCATTTATCGCCTCGGCGTCCATACCTTGGGGAAACCACAAGAGCGATGAGGACCTGGGCGGGTACCATCTGGTTTGGACGCGGGACATGGTGCAGACGGCGTCTGCCTTGCTCGCCTGCGGGCGCACCGACACTGCGCTTCGAGCGCTGGTTTACCTGGCCTGTACGCAGAAGCCGGACGGGAGCTTCGCGCAGAACTTCTGGGTGGATGGCACGCCCTACTGGACGGGAATTCAACTTGATGAGGTCGCCTTCCCGATCATGCTGGCGTGGCGTCTTTGGAAGGTCGATGGCTTAGGCGAATTCGATGTTTTTCCTTTTGTCGAGCGGGCGGCGGCGTTCCTGGTTCGATATTCTCCCATCACTCAGCAGGAACGATGGGAGGAAAACGCTGGATATTCTCCCTCAACTTTGGCGGCGGTCATCGCCGGCTTGATTTGCGCGGCCGACATCGCCAAGTCCCGCCATGCCTTCGAAATGGCCCACTTTCTCGAACATTATGCTGACTGGATCGAAGCCCATCTAGACGAATGGACGGTCACGGATGAGGGGGTCCTGGTTCCGGAGATTCGACGGCACTACATGAGGATCCGGCCACCGAGCCGGGGAGAGATGTACTACCGGGAGGAGGTCGGCGAAGGGATGCTGCGGCTCTCCAACCGGGCGCCTAACGAGCGCTACGACTTCGAGGCGCGCGAAGTCGTGGACGCCGGATTCCTGGAACTGGTCCGCTACGGCATTCGAAGTGCGCACGATCCGTTGATCGTCGATTCGCTTAAAGTCATCGACAAAGTTCTCAAGGTAGAGACGCCTGCCGGTCCGTGCTGGCGGCGGTATAACCACGATGGTTATGGACAGCGGCATGATGGAGGTCCATACCTGGGCTGGGGGCAAGGACGTGCGTGGCCGATCTTGACCGGGGAGCGCGGCCACTATGAGTTGGCCGCCGGACATGATCCGGCACCCTTCATCCAGGCGCTGGAACGGTTCGCCTCGGAGGGGGGGATGATTCCCGAGCAGATCTGGGATGAGCCCTCAATCGATGGCATGGAGATCGGGCGTCCGACCGGGGCTGCGATGCCGTTGGTCTGGGCCCACGCGGAGTACCTGAAGCTGCTTCGTTCGGCATTGGATGGGCGGGTCTTTGAACGAATTTCGGTCGTGGAAGATCGCTATATCGGGGAAAACCGGCACCATGGGCATCCGGAGATATTCAAACTGCGGCGCCCGCTCAAGACGGTTCGTGCCGGATCCACGCTCCGGGTGGTCGCTGAAAACCGCTTCCGCTTACTATGGAGTGTGGATGGTTGGGCGACGGTGAATACGCTGGAATCCTGCCACGTAGGATTTCCGGGGTCCTTTGCCGATGTCAGCGTTCCGGAGGCGCAAAGTGGCACCATATCGTTTACCCTGTTCTGGCCGGGAGAGAACCGCTGGGAGGGTCGCAACTTCGATGTCGAGATTGTGTCTGCGGGCTGA